Proteins from one Drosophila gunungcola strain Sukarami chromosome 2R unlocalized genomic scaffold, Dgunungcola_SK_2 000012F, whole genome shotgun sequence genomic window:
- the LOC128255796 gene encoding LOW QUALITY PROTEIN: coenzyme Q-binding protein COQ10, mitochondrial (The sequence of the model RefSeq protein was modified relative to this genomic sequence to represent the inferred CDS: deleted 1 base in 1 codon): protein MLKGSTLKALDVRILGPLIETRGGQQRSFASSIHRSYITFNDFRNKNRWYTKKELVGYSMQDMYNVVSDVSNYHRFVPYVKRSHVHTQDSGGFKADLIVGFPPLNEAYTSQVTLESPSLVKSECHDGRLFNYLLNEWRFNPGLKDIPNSCVLDFKVSFEFKSLLHSNVANLFFDLICDQMENAFIQEVRRRSGPPSIRSHVLTSQRS from the exons ATGCTAAAGGGTAGTACACTGAAAGCCCTGGACGTCAGAATCCTA GGTCCCCTTATTGAAACAAG AGGAGGCCAGCAGCGCAGCTTCGCCAGCAGCATCCACAGGTCCTACATAACCTTTAATGATTTCCGCAACAAAAACCGCTGGTACACCAAAAAGGAGCTCGTGGG GTACTCCATGCAGGATATGTACAACGTGGTCTCCGACGTCAGCAACTACCACAGGTTCGTGCCGTATGTGAAGCGCTCCCACGTCCACACCCAGGATAGTGGGGGCTTCAAAGCGGACCTCATAGTGGGTTTCCCGCCGCTGAACGAGGCATACACTTCGCAGGTCACCCTAGAGTCGCCCAGCTTGGTCAAGTCCGAGTGCCACGATGGACGCCTGTTTAACTACCTTCTGAACGAGTGGCGCTTTAACCCGGGCCTCAAGGACATACCCAACTCCTGCGTGCTGGACTTCAAGGTCTCCTTCGAGTTCAAGTCGCTGCTGCACAGTAACGTGGCCAACCTGTTCTTCGACCTGATCTGCGACCAAATGGAGAACGCGTTCATCCAGGAGGTGCGCCGGCGGAGTGGTCCGCCCTCGATCCGCTCCCACGTCCTGACCTCGCAGCGATCTTGA
- the LOC128255800 gene encoding UPF0545 protein C22orf39 homolog: MATKLENADSKSSSLKNTLDDAWAIRPCHLYKEEYDDCTSFKARFHQYFIFGQDTDCSQWLTDYQNCERYQQSNGNDVAAGEAVVKSEEERRRVRLRAHFANDTWQKRKQPPQDWAAPLPDWMEKRNENTYLELKQRELSGQEVPKGEERSMCAIM; the protein is encoded by the exons ATGGCCACGAAATTGGAAAATGCTGACTCAAAATCGAGTAGTTTAAAGAACACACTAGATGACGCGTGGGCA ATTCGGCCCTGTCACTTGTACAAAGAGGAGTACGATGACTGCACGAGCTTCAAGGCCCGCTTTCATCAGTACTTCATATTCGGCCAGGATACTGACTGCTCTCAGTGGCTGACTGATTACCAAAACTGTGAGCGCTATCAGCAGTCCAATGGCAACGATGTGGCGGCCGGAGAGGCGGTGGTCAAGAGCGAGGAGGAACGCCGTCGGGTTCGCTTGCGCGCCCACTTTGCCAACGACACATGGCAAAAACGGAAGCAGCCTCCGCAGGATTGGGCCGCTCCACTGCCTGACTGGATGGAGAAGCGCAACGAAAACACCTATCTGGAGCTGAAGCAGAGGGAGCTCTCCGGCCAGGAGGTGCCGAAGGGGGAAGAACGCTCAATGTGTGCGATTATGTGA